In Alkalihalobacterium alkalinitrilicum, a genomic segment contains:
- a CDS encoding sucrose-specific PTS transporter subunit IIBC, with amino-acid sequence MNHKDVALQLIPLLGGVDNIISATHCATRLRIVLQDDSKAQKDKIEELEGVKGAFLSSGQFQIIFGTGIVNKVYAPFSEEVGLKEKEAVVHSEAVKQKMNPFARFARTLSNIFVPIIPAIVAAGLLMGLLGMLRTFEWVAPDSALIVLLDMFSSAAFIILPILIGVSAAKEFGGNPYLGAVIGGIMTHPALLNPWGLGNAEPEMLPFLGSEITLIGYQGTVIPVLLAVYFMSKIEKALRKVVPNAVDLLVIPFITIIATGFVSLMIIGPLGTFVGDGITTVLNFVYDHVGFVAGLLFGGAYSLIVLTGVHHSFHAIEAGLIASIGINYLLPIWSMANVAQGGAGLAVFFKTKRAKTKEIALPSAFSAFLGITEPVIFGVNLRYRRPFIGAMIGGALGGAYVVFMNVAATAYGLTGIPMIAIVLPLGTINLMNYLIGFAIALVGAFVATWILGFKEEEK; translated from the coding sequence ATGAACCATAAAGATGTAGCTCTACAACTCATTCCTCTATTGGGAGGTGTGGACAACATTATTAGTGCAACACATTGTGCAACACGTTTACGGATTGTTTTACAAGATGACTCAAAAGCACAAAAGGATAAAATTGAAGAATTAGAAGGTGTTAAAGGAGCTTTCTTAAGCTCTGGACAATTTCAAATCATATTTGGAACAGGAATAGTTAACAAAGTGTATGCACCATTTTCTGAAGAAGTCGGATTAAAAGAAAAAGAAGCCGTAGTTCATTCAGAAGCAGTGAAACAGAAGATGAATCCATTTGCTAGATTTGCTCGTACTTTATCGAACATCTTCGTACCAATTATTCCTGCGATCGTTGCAGCGGGCCTTTTAATGGGACTACTTGGAATGCTTCGCACGTTTGAATGGGTTGCGCCTGACAGTGCTCTCATCGTACTACTCGATATGTTTTCAAGTGCAGCCTTTATCATTCTTCCTATATTAATCGGTGTCAGTGCAGCTAAGGAGTTTGGTGGAAACCCGTATTTAGGGGCGGTTATTGGTGGTATTATGACCCATCCTGCGCTATTAAATCCTTGGGGTTTAGGAAATGCTGAACCCGAAATGTTGCCGTTCTTAGGTTCTGAAATTACTTTGATTGGTTACCAAGGAACGGTTATCCCCGTTTTGCTTGCAGTGTACTTTATGAGTAAAATTGAAAAAGCACTTAGAAAAGTGGTTCCCAATGCAGTCGATTTACTCGTCATTCCTTTTATAACCATTATTGCGACTGGTTTCGTTTCTCTAATGATTATCGGGCCACTGGGTACATTTGTAGGGGATGGAATTACAACAGTTCTTAACTTCGTTTACGATCATGTTGGATTTGTCGCTGGATTATTGTTTGGTGGAGCATACTCACTTATTGTTTTAACTGGGGTACATCACAGTTTCCATGCAATTGAAGCAGGCTTAATTGCAAGTATCGGAATTAACTACCTGCTACCAATTTGGTCAATGGCAAACGTTGCGCAAGGTGGAGCAGGACTGGCTGTTTTCTTTAAAACTAAACGAGCAAAAACAAAAGAAATCGCACTACCTTCTGCATTTTCGGCTTTCTTAGGAATTACAGAGCCTGTCATCTTTGGAGTGAACTTAAGATATCGTAGACCATTTATTGGGGCGATGATTGGTGGAGCTTTGGGTGGAGCGTATGTTGTATTTATGAATGTAGCCGCAACAGCTTACGGACTAACTGGTATACCGATGATTGCAATTGTATTACCACTTGGAACCATTAATTTAATGAACTATTTAATTGGATTTGCAATTGCTTTAGTCGGTGCCTTTGTAGCTACATGGATCTTAGGATTTAAAGAGGAAGAGAAATAA
- a CDS encoding PRD domain-containing protein → MKIYKILNNNAVVIKENDQEKIVMGSGIAFQKRKNDIINRNKIDKIFVMNEGNKKFQELLRTLPEVHIQIAEDIISYAEGELQVPLSDHIHISLTDHLSFAIERYRQGFQIQNKLLNEIKNLYKKEFEIGKWAIGYIAEKLDLELPIDEAGHIALHIHTAKLGSGNIASTLQQTTIISEMMEIIHQELGIDLDENTISYQRLLTHLRFALTRIENDEPFQMMDPDMLEIIQTKYQEAFDIAGKAAVFIEKEYNIQLPASEMGYISLHIQRLIS, encoded by the coding sequence GTGAAAATATATAAAATATTAAATAACAATGCTGTAGTTATAAAAGAAAATGATCAAGAGAAAATTGTTATGGGTTCGGGAATTGCTTTTCAGAAAAGGAAGAACGATATAATTAACAGGAATAAGATTGATAAAATATTCGTTATGAATGAAGGAAATAAAAAGTTCCAAGAATTATTAAGAACGTTACCTGAAGTTCACATTCAAATCGCTGAGGATATAATTAGCTATGCGGAGGGGGAATTACAAGTCCCATTGAGTGATCACATTCATATTTCTCTAACGGATCATCTTTCATTTGCTATTGAACGCTATCGACAAGGATTTCAAATTCAAAATAAATTACTAAACGAAATAAAAAATTTATATAAAAAAGAGTTTGAAATTGGGAAGTGGGCCATTGGTTACATCGCTGAAAAATTGGATCTTGAGTTGCCGATCGATGAAGCTGGACATATTGCTCTTCATATTCATACAGCCAAACTTGGCAGCGGTAATATAGCAAGTACCCTACAGCAAACGACGATCATAAGTGAAATGATGGAAATTATCCACCAAGAACTTGGTATCGACCTTGATGAAAATACGATCTCGTATCAACGGTTATTAACCCACTTAAGGTTTGCACTGACAAGAATTGAAAATGATGAACCATTTCAAATGATGGATCCTGATATGTTAGAAATTATTCAAACAAAATATCAAGAAGCTTTTGATATTGCGGGGAAAGCAGCGGTTTTTATTGAAAAAGAATATAATATTCAGTTACCCGCTTCTGAAATGGGGTATATATCCTTACATATCCAACGATTAATATCGTAA
- a CDS encoding exonuclease SbcCD subunit D: protein MKFFHTADWHLGKLVQGVYMTEDQKYVLDQFITEIEKEEPDAVIISGDLYDRSIPPTEAVDLLDEVLETIVLKLKVPVLAIGGNHDGPERLDFGRKIMKANGFHIIGQFTNTFEPVVLQDEHGEVHFHLVPYAEPSKVKYELQLEDIRSHDQAMKAVVDKIVENMDQKARHIFVGHAFVTPFGEEKPNTSDSERPLAIGGAEHVNASLFDRFHYTALGHLHQAHHVGNEKIRYAGSLLKYSISEEHHKKGFYVVDIDDQGEISVEKRLLEPKRNVRTVEGKMDEIEKHERNEDYVFVRLLDESPVLSPMERIRSVYPNAMHVERVISFLTTNEGNAEIMARSKMDELSLFRAFYKEVKGSDITKETEQLFGEVLQETIRLEGGRK from the coding sequence ATGAAATTTTTCCATACTGCTGATTGGCATCTTGGAAAGTTGGTACAAGGTGTTTATATGACAGAAGATCAAAAATATGTACTTGATCAATTTATTACAGAAATTGAAAAAGAAGAGCCGGATGCGGTGATCATTTCAGGTGATTTATATGACCGTTCGATTCCACCGACTGAGGCTGTTGATTTGCTTGATGAAGTGTTAGAAACGATAGTTTTAAAATTGAAAGTTCCTGTCCTTGCAATTGGTGGAAATCATGATGGTCCTGAGCGTCTCGATTTTGGTCGGAAAATTATGAAAGCAAACGGTTTTCATATTATAGGTCAATTTACGAATACGTTTGAACCTGTTGTTTTACAAGATGAACATGGAGAAGTTCATTTTCATTTAGTTCCATATGCGGAACCAAGTAAAGTTAAATACGAATTACAATTAGAAGATATTCGTTCACACGATCAAGCGATGAAGGCTGTCGTCGATAAAATTGTCGAGAATATGGATCAAAAGGCTAGACATATTTTTGTGGGACATGCTTTCGTAACTCCTTTCGGCGAAGAAAAACCGAATACGAGTGACTCTGAACGCCCACTAGCAATTGGTGGTGCTGAACATGTAAATGCAAGTCTATTTGATCGTTTTCATTACACTGCGTTAGGACATTTGCATCAAGCTCATCATGTTGGAAATGAGAAAATCCGTTATGCGGGTTCACTATTAAAGTATTCTATATCTGAAGAACATCATAAAAAAGGCTTTTATGTAGTAGATATAGATGATCAAGGTGAGATTTCGGTTGAAAAACGGTTACTCGAACCCAAAAGAAACGTTCGAACGGTAGAAGGGAAAATGGACGAAATTGAAAAGCACGAACGAAATGAGGATTATGTGTTTGTTCGATTATTAGATGAAAGTCCTGTATTATCACCGATGGAGCGTATTCGATCGGTTTATCCGAATGCGATGCATGTAGAAAGAGTAATTTCCTTTTTAACTACAAATGAAGGAAATGCAGAAATAATGGCTCGATCAAAAATGGATGAACTATCCCTCTTTAGAGCGTTTTATAAAGAAGTCAAAGGGTCTGACATTACCAAAGAAACAGAACAACTCTTTGGCGAAGTATTACAAGAAACGATTAGATTAGAGGGTGGTAGAAAATGA
- a CDS encoding AAA family ATPase has product MRPIKIILTAFGPYKQKEVIDFRDLNEHRLFVISGNTGAGKTSIFDAICFALYGEASGEDRNDARMLRSHFAADDDHTSVDFEFELRGRTYRVFRQLAHIKGTNKTATGDKYELYELTGDQETLLVDRLTVSQVNEKLQQIIGLTKDQFSQIVMLPQGEFRKLLTSETEDKEEILRKIFKTGLFKQMTEKLNENRVSSQKVYEEQKQERDLHIKSIKQNLPNRIESHFSEVIEQENYNTHQVLEALGHEMHYYQQETEQQKKHFTEQNKQLQEKTTQFHNAKTINERFDHLDMKREQKEALKNKRPAIDKKEQQLKLAELASKLEVHEEHYNELDQEVKEMDIQLENANLEHIRSVEKIKTAKEVFKKEEEKHKQREQATILVNKLKEWVPKVVQLDEKGLALNSMKVAVERLMQQNQNLTIKISDQKAEKLKIVKVIKRLENNNQGYTNKVDHLQEIKTQTKSVNDFLQLVEMQTKISTEMINEETKYVSIKKDYDTLEAHWIEGQASLLAEHLHAGEPCPVCGSAEHPERAVRQEDVPTKEILEQKRKVKEMAEATYRRLQSDLSSINSQIETKQLEVTDLKLPIDELGVTLHKLIEDEKQLEKELIQLKMEQKEIEQKKKENERLEKMIETTETERLQVEKQYNETVVAYEKATTSFEQLVNDIPESLQSLEMLRIEIKEKEEEKQKLEHQWKVVQEQLTEANERYFKAKSTVENFTKQLELTKDKKEKAYKKFNNELLAAGFLTEEEFRQAKLSKIKREAMKEEIQTYKTEVTTVQKQITELKTELIGKERYDLGALQKEIHQLEQILETLRLAYIENDNLVKLIDKGMRDIESANKKVKDSEQTYYIHKDLYDVVRGDNAKKISFERYLLIEFLEQIVQVANQRLTRLSNGQFQLVRSDRLEKRGKQSGLSLDVYDNYTGQKRDVKTLSGGEKFNASLSLALGMVDIIQSHQGGISIETMFIDEGFGSLDEESLSKAIDTLIELQQSGRLIGVISHVQELKQAIPAILDVRKTKEGHSQTAFVIK; this is encoded by the coding sequence ATGAGACCAATCAAAATTATTTTAACTGCGTTTGGGCCTTATAAGCAAAAGGAAGTTATTGATTTTAGAGATCTAAATGAACACCGTTTGTTTGTAATATCAGGTAATACAGGCGCTGGAAAAACAAGTATTTTTGATGCGATTTGCTTTGCATTATATGGTGAGGCAAGTGGAGAAGACCGTAATGATGCGAGGATGCTAAGAAGTCATTTTGCAGCAGACGATGATCATACTTCCGTTGATTTTGAATTCGAACTTCGTGGTCGAACCTATCGTGTGTTTAGACAGCTTGCTCATATAAAAGGTACAAATAAAACCGCCACAGGTGATAAATATGAATTATATGAACTTACTGGAGATCAGGAAACATTGTTAGTCGATCGTTTAACAGTAAGTCAGGTGAATGAAAAACTCCAGCAAATTATCGGTCTAACGAAGGATCAATTTAGCCAAATTGTTATGCTTCCTCAAGGAGAATTTCGTAAATTATTAACTTCTGAAACTGAAGATAAAGAAGAAATCCTTCGAAAGATTTTTAAAACAGGCCTCTTTAAACAAATGACGGAAAAGTTAAATGAAAATAGGGTTTCATCACAAAAAGTGTATGAAGAACAAAAACAAGAACGCGATCTTCACATCAAAAGCATCAAACAAAACTTGCCAAACCGGATAGAATCCCATTTTAGTGAAGTAATTGAACAAGAAAACTACAATACCCATCAAGTTCTTGAAGCTTTAGGTCATGAAATGCACTATTATCAACAAGAAACGGAACAACAGAAAAAGCATTTTACAGAACAGAATAAGCAACTCCAAGAAAAAACAACCCAATTTCATAATGCAAAAACAATAAATGAACGTTTTGATCATCTTGATATGAAACGAGAGCAAAAAGAAGCACTAAAGAATAAGCGTCCAGCAATTGATAAAAAAGAACAACAACTGAAATTAGCTGAGTTAGCTAGCAAATTAGAAGTGCATGAGGAACATTATAATGAGCTAGATCAAGAAGTAAAAGAGATGGATATTCAACTTGAGAATGCCAATCTTGAACACATCCGTTCAGTGGAAAAAATAAAGACTGCGAAAGAGGTATTTAAAAAAGAAGAAGAGAAACACAAACAACGTGAACAAGCAACTATACTGGTTAATAAACTAAAAGAATGGGTTCCAAAAGTAGTTCAACTGGATGAAAAAGGATTGGCGTTAAATAGTATGAAAGTGGCGGTTGAACGATTAATGCAACAAAACCAAAATCTGACTATCAAGATTTCAGATCAAAAAGCCGAAAAACTAAAAATTGTCAAAGTGATCAAACGCTTAGAAAACAATAACCAAGGGTATACGAATAAAGTTGATCATCTTCAAGAAATCAAAACACAAACGAAAAGTGTAAATGATTTTTTGCAATTGGTTGAAATGCAAACAAAAATATCAACTGAAATGATTAATGAAGAAACGAAATATGTATCAATTAAAAAAGACTACGATACATTGGAAGCTCATTGGATCGAAGGACAAGCTAGTTTATTAGCTGAGCATCTTCATGCTGGAGAGCCCTGTCCAGTATGTGGGAGCGCTGAACATCCAGAACGTGCAGTTCGTCAAGAGGATGTTCCAACAAAAGAAATATTAGAACAAAAAAGAAAAGTAAAAGAAATGGCTGAGGCAACTTATAGAAGGCTACAATCTGATTTAAGTTCGATTAACTCCCAGATAGAGACAAAGCAACTAGAAGTCACAGATCTCAAACTTCCAATTGATGAATTAGGCGTTACGTTGCATAAATTAATTGAGGATGAAAAACAGCTTGAAAAAGAGTTGATTCAACTTAAAATGGAGCAAAAAGAAATTGAACAAAAGAAAAAGGAAAATGAGCGGTTAGAGAAAATGATCGAAACGACAGAAACTGAAAGATTACAAGTTGAAAAACAGTATAATGAAACTGTTGTAGCATATGAAAAGGCAACAACATCGTTTGAACAACTTGTAAATGATATACCTGAGTCGTTACAATCTCTAGAAATGCTTCGTATTGAAATAAAAGAAAAAGAAGAAGAAAAACAAAAATTAGAACATCAGTGGAAAGTTGTGCAGGAACAGCTTACTGAAGCAAATGAACGGTATTTTAAAGCAAAATCGACTGTTGAAAATTTTACAAAACAACTAGAACTAACGAAAGATAAGAAAGAAAAAGCTTATAAAAAGTTTAATAATGAACTCCTCGCTGCTGGATTTTTAACGGAAGAAGAGTTTCGTCAAGCAAAACTCTCAAAAATAAAACGCGAGGCAATGAAAGAAGAAATTCAAACATATAAGACTGAAGTAACAACTGTGCAAAAACAAATTACAGAGCTCAAAACTGAACTAATAGGTAAAGAACGATACGATCTTGGTGCCCTACAAAAAGAAATTCACCAATTAGAGCAAATCCTTGAAACTTTAAGATTAGCTTATATCGAGAACGATAACTTGGTGAAGCTTATTGATAAAGGAATGAGAGATATTGAGTCTGCGAATAAAAAGGTGAAAGATTCGGAGCAAACTTATTACATTCATAAAGACCTTTATGACGTTGTTCGTGGGGATAACGCAAAAAAAATATCGTTTGAAAGGTATTTACTTATCGAGTTCCTCGAACAAATTGTGCAAGTCGCAAATCAACGATTGACTCGTCTTTCGAATGGTCAGTTCCAGCTCGTTCGTAGTGATCGGCTTGAAAAAAGGGGAAAGCAAAGTGGACTTAGTTTAGATGTGTATGATAATTATACTGGTCAAAAACGGGATGTAAAAACATTATCAGGTGGAGAGAAATTTAATGCTTCACTTAGTTTAGCGCTCGGAATGGTTGATATTATTCAATCCCATCAGGGCGGGATTTCCATTGAAACGATGTTCATTGATGAAGGTTTCGGTTCGTTAGATGAAGAATCATTAAGTAAAGCGATCGATACACTTATTGAGCTTCAACAATCAGGGAGACTAATTGGTGTTATATCACATGTGCAAGAACTTAAACAAGCGATCCCCGCTATTTTAGACGTCAGAAAGACAAAGGAAGGACACAGTCAAACAGCATTTGTAATAAAATAA
- a CDS encoding MaoC family dehydratase N-terminal domain-containing protein, giving the protein MLNEMIGKRSKKVKNVVERGAVKKFADAIGDLHPIYFDEETGKQSKYQNNIAPPTFPRVFDFGEIEGANLPSVGLIHGEQRYHYERPLLVGEEVFCYSEITDYVEKSGQSGWMGFITFNRYGEDQEGNLIFTEKMVGIITEAVRKGIGK; this is encoded by the coding sequence ATGTTAAACGAAATGATAGGAAAACGATCAAAAAAAGTAAAAAACGTAGTTGAAAGAGGAGCTGTAAAAAAGTTTGCTGATGCAATTGGAGACTTACATCCCATTTATTTCGACGAAGAGACGGGTAAACAATCAAAATATCAAAATAATATTGCCCCTCCTACATTTCCTCGTGTTTTTGATTTTGGTGAAATAGAGGGAGCGAACCTTCCAAGTGTAGGACTCATCCATGGTGAACAGCGTTATCATTATGAACGGCCTCTATTAGTTGGTGAAGAAGTATTTTGTTATTCAGAGATTACTGACTATGTAGAAAAATCTGGTCAGAGTGGTTGGATGGGGTTTATAACATTTAATAGATACGGTGAAGATCAAGAAGGTAATCTAATTTTTACAGAAAAAATGGTTGGAATTATTACAGAAGCTGTTAGAAAGGGGATAGGGAAGTGA
- a CDS encoding aminoimidazole riboside kinase, whose translation MKKGVVSLGEALIDFIPLDNENFSYQKSAGGAPANVAVGLARLGTKSTFLGKVGKDVLGHFLKSTLSEYGVNTEHMYLDEKTRTGVVFVTLSANGERSFDFYINPSADQMLKIDEIPPDLFDQNKILHFGSISLINEPVRSATKKAVTLAKEKGMLISYDPNLRLNLWPNEEAARMGILSMLDQVDVLKVSEEELEFITGKKDLSKGLEALAIYQIPLIFITLGENGSIVYINGERQSVPAMKVDAIDTTGAGDAFVSGILYLLNQTENDLGVLTMNEVVEMVKFASISGGLAASTKGAMTALPTLKQVEEILQSL comes from the coding sequence ATGAAAAAAGGAGTTGTCTCTTTAGGTGAGGCTTTAATCGATTTTATCCCTTTAGATAACGAAAATTTCTCGTACCAAAAAAGCGCTGGAGGTGCGCCAGCGAACGTTGCAGTTGGTTTAGCGCGACTAGGGACTAAATCGACGTTCCTCGGTAAAGTCGGTAAAGATGTGTTAGGACATTTCTTAAAAAGTACTTTAAGTGAATATGGTGTTAATACTGAGCATATGTACTTAGACGAAAAGACAAGAACTGGTGTAGTATTCGTCACATTATCAGCAAATGGAGAACGGAGTTTTGACTTTTACATCAATCCGAGTGCCGATCAAATGCTAAAGATCGATGAAATACCACCAGATTTATTTGATCAAAATAAAATTCTTCATTTCGGTTCCATTAGTTTAATTAATGAGCCTGTACGATCAGCAACGAAAAAAGCAGTAACGCTTGCAAAAGAAAAAGGAATGCTTATTTCATATGATCCAAATTTACGCCTTAACTTATGGCCAAATGAAGAGGCAGCCCGAATGGGTATTTTATCAATGCTCGATCAAGTAGATGTACTAAAAGTTTCTGAAGAAGAATTAGAATTCATTACTGGTAAAAAAGATTTATCAAAAGGGTTAGAAGCATTAGCGATTTATCAAATTCCACTGATATTCATAACCTTAGGAGAAAATGGCAGTATTGTTTATATAAATGGTGAACGGCAATCGGTTCCTGCTATGAAAGTAGATGCTATTGATACAACTGGTGCAGGAGATGCCTTCGTATCAGGGATATTATATCTACTTAATCAAACTGAGAATGATTTAGGGGTACTCACAATGAATGAGGTCGTAGAAATGGTGAAGTTTGCGAGTATATCAGGTGGATTAGCAGCTTCTACTAAAGGGGCAATGACAGCTTTACCTACGTTGAAACAAGTTGAGGAAATTCTTCAAAGTTTGTAA
- a CDS encoding YjcZ family sporulation protein, whose product MFGYGCDAYPVSPVLPGCAHTSPGFGYGPTHVSPAGFRPRGGGFALIVVLFILLIIIGASWGHKKVC is encoded by the coding sequence ATGTTTGGATACGGATGCGATGCTTACCCTGTAAGTCCTGTTCTACCAGGTTGCGCTCATACTTCACCAGGATTTGGTTATGGCCCTACACATGTGTCTCCTGCAGGATTTCGACCAAGAGGTGGTGGCTTTGCACTGATCGTGGTTCTGTTCATCTTATTGATCATTATCGGTGCTTCATGGGGTCATAAAAAAGTATGTTAA
- a CDS encoding glutathione peroxidase, whose translation MTKNSIYTISVTTADGKEKTLQEYEGKVLLIVNVASKCGFTSQYEQLETIYQKYKEQGFEILAFPSNDFGGQEPGTVEDIVEFCQVNYGVSFEVFDKVHAGKEETHPLFQHLIDSNEPVQWNFEKFLISRDGELLERFESKIKPDDTLVIQALEAALQQ comes from the coding sequence ATGACAAAGAACTCTATTTATACTATAAGTGTCACAACAGCTGATGGTAAAGAAAAAACACTCCAAGAATATGAAGGCAAAGTTCTCCTAATAGTTAATGTTGCATCAAAATGTGGGTTTACATCACAATATGAACAACTTGAAACGATTTATCAAAAATATAAAGAACAGGGTTTTGAAATTCTCGCCTTTCCATCGAATGACTTTGGTGGACAGGAGCCTGGTACGGTAGAAGATATTGTTGAGTTTTGCCAAGTGAACTATGGGGTTTCCTTCGAAGTTTTCGATAAAGTTCATGCAGGAAAAGAAGAAACTCATCCTTTGTTTCAGCACTTAATAGATTCTAATGAGCCAGTTCAATGGAACTTTGAAAAATTTCTAATTTCTCGTGATGGCGAGCTTCTTGAACGTTTTGAGAGTAAAATAAAGCCAGATGACACTCTTGTTATTCAAGCACTTGAAGCCGCATTACAGCAGTGA
- a CDS encoding acyl-CoA dehydrogenase family protein, producing the protein MHLRLTEEQRMVQKTIRKFVENELMPLENEVLRNERAGRPSLSEEQMKALQLKAKEFGFWGINTPAEYGGADLGNMMLAIVTMEVSKTFVPFKFGGTADNILYYANEEQKQKYLIPTINGDKKSCFAMTEPSAGSDTRNIKMTAVKDGNEWVLNGEKTFITGGNDADFVMAIAITDKEKHKQTGTEGITCFIVDRDMGWRSEYIDTMGEWGPAGLVFENVRVPEENILGELHKGYQLGLEWIGFARWFVGAVAVGASERLLQMAIDYSKERETFGKPISERQAIQWQIADSAVEIEAARWLVLNAAFTLDEGEDNRHLASIAKLYGSNIGNKVIDRVLQIHGGMGYTRELPIERWYREARVWRIYDGTDEIQRLIISRNLLKGNVKLGQFI; encoded by the coding sequence ATGCATTTACGATTAACTGAAGAACAAAGAATGGTTCAAAAGACGATTCGCAAGTTTGTAGAAAATGAACTAATGCCATTGGAAAATGAAGTGCTCCGAAATGAGCGAGCAGGTAGACCTAGTCTCTCTGAAGAACAAATGAAAGCGCTTCAACTAAAAGCGAAAGAGTTTGGTTTTTGGGGGATTAATACACCAGCTGAATACGGTGGTGCTGATCTCGGAAATATGATGCTAGCGATTGTTACGATGGAAGTTTCAAAGACTTTTGTTCCTTTTAAATTCGGTGGAACGGCAGATAATATCCTATACTATGCTAATGAAGAACAAAAACAAAAATACTTAATTCCGACGATAAATGGTGACAAAAAGTCATGTTTTGCGATGACAGAACCTAGTGCTGGTTCAGATACGCGTAATATTAAAATGACAGCTGTAAAAGACGGAAATGAATGGGTTTTGAATGGGGAAAAAACGTTTATTACAGGTGGAAATGACGCAGATTTCGTAATGGCCATTGCAATCACAGATAAAGAGAAACATAAACAAACAGGTACAGAAGGAATTACTTGTTTTATCGTGGACCGCGATATGGGGTGGAGATCTGAGTATATAGATACAATGGGAGAATGGGGACCAGCTGGCTTAGTTTTTGAGAATGTTCGTGTTCCTGAAGAAAATATATTAGGTGAACTTCATAAAGGATATCAACTTGGGTTAGAGTGGATTGGTTTTGCACGTTGGTTTGTTGGAGCCGTTGCAGTCGGTGCTTCGGAACGATTATTGCAAATGGCGATTGATTACTCTAAAGAGCGCGAAACATTTGGAAAACCAATCTCTGAAAGACAAGCTATTCAGTGGCAAATTGCTGATTCAGCAGTTGAAATTGAAGCGGCTAGATGGCTAGTACTTAATGCGGCATTTACACTTGATGAAGGTGAAGATAATCGTCATTTAGCTTCAATTGCAAAATTATATGGTTCGAATATTGGGAACAAGGTAATTGATCGTGTTCTCCAAATTCATGGGGGTATGGGATATACGAGAGAGCTTCCAATTGAACGGTGGTATCGTGAAGCTAGAGTATGGAGAATTTACGATGGTACGGATGAAATCCAACGATTAATCATTTCTAGAAATTTATTAAAAGGCAATGTAAAATTAGGTCAATTTATCTAA
- a CDS encoding flavodoxin domain-containing protein translates to MKYLIVFSSSHGTTEKASQLLCKYFDGEIDLVDLNKGEPQLDFQLYDRIIIGGSIHMGSIQRKVKQFIDAHFETLLMKNIGLFLCCMNEGELAKQQFNAVYPLKLREHSKVNGLFGGELLFSQMNFLERQIIKKIKGISSDVSNLNENSIKEFANSFHLKD, encoded by the coding sequence ATGAAGTATTTAATTGTTTTTAGTTCTTCACATGGGACAACTGAAAAGGCATCGCAGCTTCTATGTAAATATTTTGATGGTGAGATTGATCTAGTAGATTTGAATAAAGGCGAACCACAACTAGATTTCCAACTGTACGATCGAATTATTATTGGTGGATCCATTCATATGGGTTCCATTCAAAGGAAAGTGAAACAGTTTATAGATGCCCATTTCGAGACATTGCTGATGAAAAACATTGGGTTATTTCTTTGTTGTATGAACGAAGGAGAGTTAGCAAAGCAGCAGTTTAATGCGGTATATCCTCTAAAGTTACGAGAACATTCCAAAGTGAATGGCCTGTTCGGTGGTGAACTATTATTTTCGCAAATGAACTTTTTAGAGCGACAAATTATAAAAAAAATAAAAGGCATTAGTAGTGACGTTTCCAACCTAAATGAAAATTCTATAAAGGAATTTGCCAATAGCTTTCATCTGAAGGATTAA
- a CDS encoding MaoC/PaaZ C-terminal domain-containing protein, translating into MNRLRDLQIGEALEEVQLPPVSRMDLIKYSGASGDFNPIHTIDEEATKSGLPGIIAHGMWTMGNLAKLFTAHYEEGYIQDYNIRFKGMVFLNDVITLKASLIEVNLGELTFDVKALKQTDQEVLKGKVIFKLDV; encoded by the coding sequence GTGAATAGATTAAGAGATTTACAAATCGGCGAAGCGTTAGAAGAAGTTCAACTCCCACCCGTTTCTAGAATGGATTTAATTAAGTATTCTGGGGCTTCTGGTGACTTTAACCCCATTCATACTATTGATGAAGAGGCAACAAAATCGGGATTGCCAGGTATCATTGCTCACGGAATGTGGACGATGGGTAATTTAGCAAAGTTGTTTACTGCACATTATGAAGAAGGATATATTCAAGACTACAATATCCGCTTTAAAGGAATGGTATTTTTAAATGATGTCATTACCTTAAAAGCAAGCTTAATAGAAGTGAATTTAGGAGAACTAACCTTCGATGTAAAAGCTCTGAAGCAAACAGATCAGGAAGTACTTAAAGGAAAAGTCATTTTTAAATTAGATGTATAG